The following coding sequences are from one Lolium rigidum isolate FL_2022 chromosome 6, APGP_CSIRO_Lrig_0.1, whole genome shotgun sequence window:
- the LOC124668026 gene encoding uncharacterized protein LOC124668026: MSSSRRRRHTRSPAVGPLDDDDLLCEILLRLPPQPSSLPRASAVCKRWRRLVSDPGFFRRFRLRHRRNPPLLGFFDKYGVSPFRSTLEAPNCIPPGRFSLQRDDDYDRSISLGCRHGLFLIFLTKHRQVLVWDPVTGDEHRIAVPAAFDEDKTMGLVNSAVLRPAEEDPHFQMVLAVADDKQQALACVYSSKTGLWGDLISTPLPYEDNGSPIPTLVFTDDSVLAGDSLYWKLVGNLYGILKFDLVKQSLAAMRVPLDMCGVGRCFKIMRAESGGLGCLVLSYDCAVQLWKRKTDCDGASSWGLARTIELDKLLPVKSVCLQGIAEENNVVFLWNTIGVFMVHLQSLKFKKLFETNIISSYHPFESVYAAGTCVGGGHDGNKLLLNTQED; encoded by the exons atgagcagcagccgccgccgccgccacacccgcTCGCCGGCCGTCGGGCCCCTGGATGACGACGACCTCCTCtgcgagatcctcctccgcctccctccgcagCCTTCATCACTTCCGCGGGCCTCCGCCGTCTGCAAGCGCTGGCGCCGCCTCGTCTCCGACCCCGGCTTCTTCCGCCGCTTCCGCCTCCGGCACCGCCGCAATCCGCCCCTCCTCGGCTTCTTCGACAAGTACGGAGTTAGTCCCTTCCGTTCTACCCTGGAGGCCCCCAATTGCATCCCTCCCGGGCGCTTCTCCTTGCAGCGTGACGACGACTACGACCGCTCCATATCCCTTGGATGTCGCCATGGTCTCTTCCTCATCTTCCTCACGAAGCACCGCCAAGTTCTGGTGTGGGACCCCGTCACCGGCGACGAGCACCGCATCGCCGTTCCCGCGGCGTTCGATGAAGACAAAACCATGGGCCTGGTCAATAGCGCGGTGCTTCGCCCTGCCGAAGAGGACCCGCACTTCCAGATGGTCTTGGCGGTGGCGGACGACAAGCAGCAAGCGCTCGCCTGCGTTTACTCGTCAAAGACAGGCCTGTGGGGAGATCTCATCTCAACGCCACTTCCATACGAGGATAATGGGAGCCCTATTCCCACACTGGTTTTTACTGACGATTCTGTGCTAGCCGGAGATTCCCTTTACTGGAAACTTGTTGGGAATCTATATGGAATTCTAAAATTTGATCTGGTGAAGCAGAGCCTCGCTGCGATGCGGGTGCCACTGGATATGTGTGGTGTGGGCAGATGCTTCAAGATTATGCGGGCCGAGAGTGGTGGGTTGGGTTGCCTCGTACTGTCATACGACTGCGCTGTCCAGTTGTGGAAGAGGAAGACCGATTGTGATGGTGCTTCTTCGTGGGGGCTTGCAAGAACTATTGAACTGGACAAGCTACTTCCCGTGAAATCCGTATGCTTACAAGGGATTGCTGAGGAGAATAATGTGGTGTTTCTCTGGAACACGATTGGCGTCTTCATGGTCCATCTTCAGTCATTGAAGTTCAAGAAGCTTTTCGAAACCAACATCATTTCTTCCTATCATCCATTCGAAAGTGTCTATGCTGCAG GAACATGCGTTGGTGGTGGACACGATGGGAATAAGCTTTTGCTCAATACGCAAGAGGATTAA